In one window of Nicotiana tabacum cultivar K326 chromosome 12, ASM71507v2, whole genome shotgun sequence DNA:
- the LOC107824389 gene encoding annexin D5 encodes MATLIVPPVLSSPRDDAMQLYKAFKGFGCDKKAVINILAHRDATQRALIQQEYRAMYSEELTKRLAKELSGNLEKVVLLWMHDPAGRDAILVRWALSAGTIDLRAATEVICSRTPSQILHFKQLYHSMNGIYLEHDIELHASGDHKKLLLAFVSTMRYEGTEVDRATVDYDAKALFKAGEKKLGTDEKTFIRIFSERSRAHLAAVSATYHSMYGRELKKAVKNETSGHFEFALLTILQCAENPAKYFAKELHRAMKGLGTNDTTLIRIVVTRTEIDMQYIKAEYQKKHKKSLNDAVHSETSGDYRTFLLSLLGPGH; translated from the exons ATGGCTACCCTGATTGTTCCTCCAGTTTTATCTTCGCCTCGCGATGACGCCATGCAACTTTACAAAGCTTTCAAGG GATTTGGATGTGATAAAAAAGCAGTCATTAACATCCTTGCCCATCGTGATGCAACTCAGCGTGCTCTTATTCAACAAGAATACAGAGCTATGTACTCTGAAGAGCTAACCAAACGCTTGGCCAAAGAGCTTAGCGGTAATCTTGAG AAAGTAGTCTTGCTTTGGATGCATGATCCAGCTGGAAGGGATGCTATCCTAGTGAGGTGGGCTTTGAGTGCTGGCACTATTGATCTCAGAGCTGCCACAGAAGTGATATGTTCACGGACTCCTTCTCAAATACTACATTTCAAACAACTTTATCATTCTATGAATGGTATCTACCTTGAGCATGATATTGAACTTCACGCATCTGGTGATCACAAAAAG TTGCTTCTAGCATTTGTAAGCACAATGCGATATGAAGGCACAGAAGTTGACAGAGCTACTGTGGATTATGATGCTAAAGCTCTTTTCAAAGCTGGGGAGAAGAAATTGGGAACTGATGAGAAGACTTTTATACGAATTTTCTCTGAACGAAGCAGGGCACACTTGGCTGCTGTTAGTGCTACTTATCACAGCATGTATGGCAGGGAATTGAAAAAG GCTGTAAAAAACGAAACCTCTGGACACTTTGAGTTTGCCCTCTTGACTATTTTGCAGTGTGCTGAGAATCCAGCAAAATACTTTGCGAAG GAGTTGCACAGGGCAATGAAGGGCTTGGGGACGAATGATACGACTCTCATTAGGATAGTAGTCACACGAACTGAGATCGATATGCAGTATATAAAAGCAGAGTACCAGAAAAAACATAAGAAATCTCTGAATGATGCAGTTCATTCGGAGACTTCTGGTGATTATCGgacctttcttctatctcttctgGGTCCTGGTCACTAA
- the LOC142167037 gene encoding uncharacterized protein LOC142167037, with protein MVQELTSHDCIEALDGTHVKARLLQGQEIPYIGHKGYPTQNILDVVDFNMCFTFAWVGWEGATHDSRIFGEALRRSELNFSRPIENKYYLVDAGYPHMKGYMAPYKGDNVRYHLAQFRRGATRQLREPRGRIENFNYLHSSCRNIVERTFGVWKARWSILRDMSFYHSDTQRDIILATMAIHNYIRKKCNMGDAFRAAENERYVPSVGTSLRANNNINAKNMEEQSDLVWMGLRDLIVNEICEA; from the exons ATGGTGCAGGAGCTCACAAGCCAT GATTGTATTGAAGCACTTGATGGCACACATGTTAAAGCAAGATTACTGCAAGGTCAAGAGATACCATATATTGGACATAAAGGTTATCCGactcaaaatattcttgatgtCGTAGATTTTAATATGTGTTTTACATTTGCATGGGTTGGGTGGGAAGGAGCAACTCATGATAGTCGTATATTTGGTGAGGCCCTTCGTAGATCAGAACTCAACTTTTCACGTCCAATTGAAAATAAGTATTATCTAGTTGATGCAGGATATCCGCATATGAAGGGATATATGGCTCCATACAAAGGAGATAATGTGAGATATCACCTAGCACAATTCCGTCGCGGTGCAACAAGACAATTACGAGAACCAAGAGGGCGAATTGAAAATTTTAACTATTTGCATTCTTCTTGTAGAAATATTGTAGAGCGCACATTTGGGGTTTGGAAAGCAAGATGGTCTATTTTGCGAGACATGTCTTTCTATCACAGTGACACTCAAAGAGACATCATACTTGCTACTATGGCCATTCATAACTATATTAGAAAGAAATGCAATATGGGTGATGCATTCCGAGCAGCTGAGAATGAGAGATATGTTCCATCTGTTGGTACATCCTTGAGAGCTAATAACAATATAAATGCGAAAAATATGGAAGAGCAAAGTGATCTTGTTTGGATGGGTCTTCGCGATTTGATTGTCAATGAAATTTGTGAAGCTTGA
- the LOC142167410 gene encoding uncharacterized protein LOC142167410 has product MTDDDWWERKIKENAKYKKFRNKDLSLIWFRYDALFVDVVATGERARAANQKQSSGIGLNLDEEGINVIDDCDKEHFIHLNDEMSDGSDDLQNINSGMFPEPSLKRQKSTDGVSTSSQVRKSKKKIDATLIKEDIYSLIEFMSSKSTATSPAVDETSIEKCIGTLEL; this is encoded by the exons ATGACAGATGATGATTGGTGGGAGCGAAAAATTAAG GAGAATGCAAAATATAAGAAATTTAGGAACAAAGATCTTTCGCTCATATGGTTTCGCTACGATGCACTGTTTGTTGATGTTGTTGCCACAGGAGAAAGAGCACGTGCAGCAAATCAAAAACAATCATCCGGCATTGGACTTAATCTTGATGAAGAAGGAATaaatgttattgatgattgtgacAAAGAACACTTTATTCATCTTAATGATGAAATGAGTGATGGAAGTGATGATCTACAAAATATAAATTCGGGTATGTTTCCAGAGCCAtcactaaaaagacaaaaatCAACTGATGGTGTTAGCACCAGTAGTCAAGtaagaaagagtaagaaaaaaaTAGATGCAACATTAATAAAAGAGGATATATACTCTCTCATAGAGTTTATGTCTAGCAAAAGCACTGCTACATCTCCTGCAGTTGATGAGACATCCATCGAGAAGTGTATTGGCACGTTGGAACTCTAG